From a single Thermoleophilia bacterium genomic region:
- a CDS encoding S8 family peptidase, protein MRANKSTTLTAIVAALAVMLIFPAATFAKQIPEKIDPSVETVLEATGGARAVPVIVTGPSTFAEVADTIPTGVRVTELPIVDSVAAFLTPEEIAQLSSSDVVTDILADNTVYGFEVPSSMDVTNLTIGLGNLTPWNEGGPDGAGVTVAILDSGIATNTDLDESRITGWKDFVNGQALPYDDAGHGTFVAGLIAGDGTASLPVEQGGHATVQLRGVAPAANVVGIKVLDNTGQGRASDLIAGIAWAVENRRDLGIDVLNISIGGNPVASVKHDPVAMAVEYAWQNDIVVVCAAGNEGDFGAGGILSPGNDPLVITVGATDTRQTADPADDAVADYSSVGPTLFDEIAKPDLVAPGNRLVSLRAAGSYIDTNFPDNLLTLEEYAPTSPTGTQSNYLRLSGTSASAPVVSGAVALMISEDPTLSPDDVKVRLMATADPVAGATVFQQGAGTLDVDEALASSLRATSPALSAFVGNGKYSLKQKHYDKWEERSWAKYGWTKFKWTKFKWTKFKWTKFKWTDIVWTKFKWTDYEWAKFKWTILLQGQ, encoded by the coding sequence ATGAGAGCGAACAAGAGCACGACATTGACGGCGATCGTCGCGGCCCTCGCCGTCATGCTCATCTTCCCGGCTGCGACGTTCGCCAAGCAGATACCGGAGAAGATTGACCCCAGCGTCGAGACGGTTCTGGAAGCCACCGGCGGCGCGCGAGCCGTGCCCGTCATCGTCACCGGACCGAGCACGTTCGCGGAAGTCGCCGACACTATCCCGACGGGCGTGCGTGTCACCGAACTGCCCATCGTCGACAGTGTCGCCGCGTTCTTGACTCCCGAGGAGATCGCCCAACTCAGCTCCTCGGACGTGGTCACTGACATCCTCGCCGACAATACCGTCTATGGCTTCGAAGTGCCGAGCTCGATGGATGTCACCAATCTGACGATCGGCCTCGGCAACCTCACTCCGTGGAACGAGGGGGGGCCGGACGGTGCCGGCGTGACGGTTGCGATTCTCGATTCCGGCATCGCTACAAACACCGACCTCGACGAGAGCCGCATCACGGGATGGAAGGACTTCGTCAACGGCCAAGCGCTACCGTACGACGACGCCGGTCACGGCACGTTTGTGGCCGGCTTGATCGCTGGAGACGGGACCGCCTCACTCCCTGTTGAGCAGGGCGGCCACGCGACAGTACAACTTCGTGGCGTCGCCCCAGCGGCCAACGTCGTCGGCATCAAGGTCCTCGACAACACCGGCCAAGGACGCGCGTCCGACCTCATCGCTGGTATCGCTTGGGCGGTGGAGAACCGCCGCGATCTCGGCATCGACGTGCTCAACATCTCAATCGGCGGCAACCCCGTCGCATCCGTGAAGCACGATCCGGTCGCCATGGCCGTTGAGTACGCCTGGCAGAACGACATCGTCGTTGTCTGTGCAGCAGGCAATGAAGGCGACTTCGGCGCCGGCGGCATACTCTCGCCCGGCAACGACCCGCTGGTGATCACCGTTGGAGCGACGGACACTCGCCAGACCGCTGACCCGGCCGACGACGCCGTCGCGGATTACAGCTCTGTCGGTCCCACGCTGTTCGATGAGATCGCCAAACCTGATCTCGTTGCGCCCGGCAACCGCCTCGTGTCACTGCGTGCCGCGGGTTCGTACATCGACACCAACTTCCCGGACAACCTTCTCACCCTGGAGGAGTACGCACCGACATCCCCGACCGGCACGCAATCCAACTACCTGCGTCTCTCGGGGACCAGCGCGTCGGCCCCAGTTGTGAGCGGCGCGGTGGCTCTCATGATCTCGGAAGACCCCACCCTCTCGCCGGACGACGTCAAGGTTCGGCTCATGGCGACCGCAGATCCCGTCGCCGGCGCCACGGTATTCCAGCAGGGCGCCGGAACGCTGGACGTCGACGAGGCCCTCGCCAGCTCCTTGCGCGCCACCAGCCCCGCGCTGTCGGCCTTCGTCGGCAACGGCAAGTACAGCCTCAAGCAGAAGCACTACGACAAGTGGGAAGAGCGCAGTTGGGCCAAGTACGGCTGGACGAAGTTTAAGTGGACCAAGTTTAAGTGGACGAAGTTCAAATGGACGAAGTTCAAGTGGACGGACATCGTCTGGACCAAGTTCAAGTGGACGGACTACGAATGGGCCAAGTTCAAGTGGACCATCCTCTTGCAGGGGCAGTAA
- a CDS encoding PP2C family protein-serine/threonine phosphatase, which yields MAEETAERQRSAVSLYVWAFALAAVLSFAWATYRDGFSPSWALLAFVILAALADLREVRLPVVGVVGMSFVPAMTALIVLGLWPAIVVATVSGATSAGFTRDPLKIVFNIGNYVVSTAIAGMVFLALVPAEAGLVDQIVPAFIATALDFFVNTAALAGVVALSAGGAPVAVWRANYQWALPGYLAGATFALFAAWLFTMLGVAGLVLAIPPVVLIYYSYEVYVGRARERATFGAERDAFQAELSASVELHEELRNAQRKVAAEIERARRIQTDLLPAGTPEIPGLDLVHRIQFLNEMGGDYYDYIPFPDGRLGIVCGDVMGKGLAAALIMAMARSLLHTAIEANKSAGAILAEVNDGLTRDLESQRLPYFLTMTLAVYDPRDRVITLAGGGHNPVLIVGSGGLREIPSRGAALGVRTGLTFEEDVLRAEPGELFALYTDGLTEARDRDGKLYGMGRLKSALAANHEHAADDTLAAMWEDVADFRDNAPATDDATLLLGRFT from the coding sequence GTGGCCGAGGAGACGGCTGAGCGGCAACGCTCAGCCGTCTCTCTCTATGTCTGGGCTTTTGCACTGGCCGCCGTCCTGAGCTTCGCGTGGGCGACCTACCGCGACGGCTTCTCCCCTTCGTGGGCGCTGCTCGCATTCGTCATCCTCGCCGCGCTCGCAGACCTGCGCGAAGTACGCCTGCCGGTTGTCGGCGTGGTGGGGATGTCGTTCGTGCCGGCGATGACGGCGCTGATCGTGCTCGGCCTATGGCCGGCGATCGTCGTCGCAACCGTATCGGGCGCCACCTCTGCAGGCTTCACCCGCGACCCACTGAAGATCGTCTTCAACATCGGCAACTATGTCGTCTCAACGGCCATCGCGGGCATGGTGTTTCTCGCCCTCGTCCCCGCAGAGGCGGGTCTGGTCGACCAGATCGTCCCTGCCTTCATCGCCACGGCGCTGGACTTCTTCGTGAACACGGCGGCGCTAGCCGGCGTGGTTGCGCTGAGCGCCGGCGGAGCGCCCGTGGCCGTCTGGCGAGCCAACTACCAGTGGGCTCTCCCCGGCTACCTCGCTGGAGCAACCTTCGCCCTCTTCGCCGCATGGTTGTTCACGATGCTCGGAGTGGCGGGACTGGTCCTGGCAATTCCGCCGGTCGTACTCATCTACTACTCATATGAAGTGTACGTAGGCAGAGCCCGCGAGCGGGCTACCTTCGGCGCGGAGCGTGACGCATTCCAGGCCGAACTCAGCGCCTCCGTGGAACTCCACGAGGAGCTGCGCAACGCTCAGCGGAAGGTGGCCGCGGAGATCGAACGGGCGCGGCGCATCCAGACGGATCTTCTCCCGGCCGGCACCCCGGAGATCCCCGGTCTCGACCTCGTTCATCGGATCCAGTTTCTCAACGAGATGGGCGGCGACTACTATGACTACATTCCCTTCCCCGATGGTCGACTAGGCATCGTCTGCGGTGACGTAATGGGCAAGGGGTTGGCCGCCGCCCTGATCATGGCCATGGCAAGGTCGCTACTGCACACGGCCATCGAAGCCAATAAGAGCGCCGGTGCAATACTCGCCGAAGTCAACGACGGACTCACGAGAGATCTGGAAAGCCAGCGTCTACCGTACTTTCTGACCATGACGCTGGCGGTCTACGACCCGCGCGATCGTGTCATCACATTGGCTGGAGGCGGTCACAACCCGGTCCTCATCGTTGGGTCCGGTGGACTGCGCGAGATCCCGTCGCGCGGCGCAGCGCTCGGCGTCCGAACCGGCCTCACCTTCGAGGAGGACGTGCTGCGTGCAGAGCCTGGTGAGCTCTTCGCCCTCTACACCGATGGTCTCACGGAAGCGCGAGACCGCGACGGTAAGCTCTACGGCATGGGGCGCCTCAAGTCTGCGCTTGCGGCGAACCACGAGCATGCCGCTGACGATACACTCGCAGCCATGTGGGAGGACGTCGCGGACTTCCGCGACAACGCTCCCGCGACCGACGACGCAACACTACTCTTGGGGCGCTTCACATGA
- a CDS encoding radical SAM protein: MSRTNGLYSAVQRRAVNEMLTLASSGDKKRIVRAFQLAERITPEVHRRSVRFVREKIENDHPALGLARHITSELNPNCRERLVECLIVNSLIRGVAKRRELTDSTGTIAPTTILMSPTMRCNLACEGCYAAEYSSDRDLSRDLLQRIVDEANDMGVYMFTILGGEPFLYPGLLDFAAVNRDAYFQVFTNGTLLDDGLVAQIAKVGNIAPMLSIEGTPEMTDERRGDGVHAEVMAAMDRLGRAGVPFGYSATVTRHNWEMLVSDDFIDPLVARGAMIGWHFLYMPVGRDPDVNLMLTPVQRESFRLGIQRLRSTKAFFPVDFWGDAPWVGGCIAGRHYMHINSEGWVEPCIFTHFATDNIRDVSLMEAFNSPYFREIRARQPFNHNLLMPCMWIDNPQCSREIMAVTGARPTHEGAGVMITELRDQLDEYSAEANRVFGPPWACMRHIPLEDRTSREKLASPS; this comes from the coding sequence ATGAGTCGCACCAATGGACTCTACAGTGCCGTTCAGCGGCGTGCAGTCAACGAGATGCTTACGCTGGCATCCAGCGGCGACAAGAAGCGGATCGTCAGGGCGTTTCAACTTGCCGAGCGCATTACTCCTGAGGTCCATCGTCGTTCCGTTCGTTTTGTACGCGAGAAGATCGAGAACGATCATCCGGCCCTGGGCCTGGCGCGGCACATTACTTCAGAACTGAATCCCAACTGTCGCGAGCGCCTGGTGGAGTGCCTCATCGTCAACAGCCTCATTCGCGGCGTCGCCAAGCGCCGCGAGTTGACAGACAGCACCGGCACGATCGCGCCGACCACGATCCTGATGAGCCCTACCATGCGCTGCAACCTGGCCTGCGAGGGCTGCTACGCCGCGGAGTACTCATCCGATCGCGACTTGAGCCGTGACCTTCTCCAGCGCATCGTCGACGAGGCCAACGACATGGGCGTGTACATGTTCACGATTCTCGGCGGCGAACCGTTTCTCTATCCCGGATTGCTCGACTTCGCCGCCGTGAATCGCGACGCCTACTTCCAGGTCTTCACCAACGGCACGCTGCTCGACGACGGCTTGGTCGCGCAGATCGCCAAGGTCGGCAACATTGCCCCCATGCTCAGCATCGAGGGCACACCCGAGATGACGGATGAGCGGCGTGGCGACGGTGTCCACGCCGAGGTCATGGCGGCTATGGATCGCCTTGGTCGCGCCGGGGTGCCGTTCGGCTACTCGGCGACCGTGACGCGGCACAACTGGGAGATGCTGGTCAGCGACGACTTCATCGATCCACTGGTCGCGCGCGGGGCAATGATCGGCTGGCACTTCCTGTATATGCCGGTGGGTCGCGACCCCGACGTGAATCTCATGCTCACGCCGGTTCAGCGCGAAAGCTTCCGTCTCGGCATCCAGCGTCTGCGCAGCACGAAGGCCTTCTTCCCGGTCGACTTCTGGGGCGATGCTCCATGGGTGGGCGGTTGCATCGCCGGACGCCACTACATGCACATCAACAGCGAGGGCTGGGTGGAGCCGTGCATCTTCACGCACTTCGCGACCGACAATATCCGTGACGTGAGTCTCATGGAGGCGTTCAACTCGCCGTACTTCCGTGAGATTCGCGCGCGGCAGCCGTTTAATCACAACTTGCTCATGCCGTGTATGTGGATCGATAATCCACAGTGCTCACGCGAAATCATGGCCGTGACCGGTGCGCGCCCCACTCACGAGGGCGCCGGTGTCATGATCACCGAGCTCAGGGATCAACTCGACGAATACTCGGCCGAGGCGAACCGCGTCTTCGGTCCGCCCTGGGCTTGCATGCGCCACATTCCACTGGAAGATCGCACTTCGCGCGAGAAGCTCGCATCGCCGAGTTAG
- a CDS encoding ATP-binding protein, with the protein MRGLTAESTPNSANTGPASLQVFRYRVGSETVETVIGPPSPCLPHAVLAAHAADALGSRTFMFYTLSDDGAFDADELCFVPAGDHCDILSIHSHHWHRRRGDIRRDLIDILTELAAAIACGSLVILDGEELGDHTAPGDELVRIPIDDTQSLARAREVADFAMCGCDVPPHVRRQTVLAISEAATNILVHGGGHGHMTVRLLDDRLRFVVDDSGTGLNFLSWRDGPRVDSSPSMGYGFKIILESFDTVGLHSGSSGTTLILDRITD; encoded by the coding sequence ATGAGAGGTCTCACAGCGGAGAGCACCCCCAACTCGGCAAACACCGGCCCGGCATCGCTGCAGGTGTTTCGCTATCGCGTCGGTAGCGAGACGGTCGAGACTGTCATCGGTCCGCCGTCGCCATGTCTGCCTCACGCGGTTCTGGCCGCGCACGCAGCAGACGCGCTCGGCAGCCGAACATTCATGTTCTACACACTCTCCGATGACGGCGCCTTCGATGCCGACGAGCTGTGCTTCGTGCCGGCTGGCGATCACTGCGACATCCTGAGCATCCACTCGCACCATTGGCATCGTCGTCGTGGTGACATTCGCCGCGATCTCATCGACATCCTCACCGAACTCGCTGCCGCCATCGCCTGCGGCAGCCTGGTCATTCTCGACGGCGAAGAATTGGGCGACCACACCGCCCCCGGAGACGAGCTCGTACGCATCCCGATCGATGACACCCAGTCGCTCGCCCGGGCCAGAGAGGTCGCGGACTTCGCGATGTGTGGCTGCGACGTTCCTCCCCACGTCCGCCGGCAGACGGTGCTCGCTATCTCGGAAGCCGCCACCAATATCCTTGTTCACGGCGGCGGCCACGGTCACATGACAGTTCGCCTGCTCGATGATCGCCTGCGTTTCGTGGTCGACGACAGCGGGACCGGCCTGAACTTCCTCAGCTGGCGCGACGGACCGCGTGTCGACAGTTCCCCTTCAATGGGCTACGGTTTCAAGATCATCCTCGAGAGCTTCGACACGGTCGGTCTCCATAGCGGCTCCTCGGGAACCACATTGATCCTTGACCGTATAACAGACTGA
- a CDS encoding acyl-CoA dehydratase activase, with translation MTSLGLDIGCISVKAALVGDAADTPLFESLLVSHPELFVSPASGLTLAGELPVLVTHYHRIKGGPGEATKALVDELLAALPTGKVAGVRVTGSGGRLISQALSAGFENEFKAITRAMTALHPEAHTVFEMGGETSKFIRLEAIDEAGCAGIVDYQTNGDCAAGTGSFMDQQASRLLYEIEDVGDIVLDAGKAASIAGRCSVFAKSDMIHAQQKGYQPPEVLRGLCDAVIRNFKGTIAKGKIVEPPVAFVGGVAANKGAVKALREAFDLTDDQLFVPEFHTSMGAIGAALIEHDFDAARDAALGGLDPDRLPAADFPVTEPLSMERVVLLRDMAKPYEFAPGVVVDAYMGVDIGSVSTNVVVIDGEGRVLKEIYTKTDARPVEVVSKALLDVRDDIGARINLLGVGTTGSGRELIGELCGADVITDEITAHKTGADFIGRKIDRQVDTIFEIGGQDSKFISLQDGIVVDFAMNEACAAGTGSFLEEQAEKLGISIKGEFAELALSSPAPVRLGERCTVFMERDVMAYQQRGARREDLVGGLAFSIATNYLNRLVRERTIGSCIFFQGGTAYNDAVAAAFSQILEKEIIVPPHNGVMGALGMALLARERAEQTGVPTRFRGWDLGEVDYTVVDFVCKACSNACDVRQFTIEGQKTYWGDKCSDRYRRPAKIDKQPVIADLIAYREERLLAPYEAARNRIGDGAPTVGIPRAMYTYDRLPFWSTFFAELGLRPVLSPESDKQIREAGVDLTVAEPCFPIRAAHGHVQWLAQQGVDYIFLPNQVNEETEFMQYNSHACPWGQTLPFVVRTAPGVEEHREKLLSPRVRFRDGRAGLLADLAEMGTRLGANKKRLQRALDAAYSAQQDFRASLLTAGQTALDTLAETGELGIVLIGRSYNMFDKGINMDIPRKLRKFYGVNLIPMDFLPIAGIRLEEVAPNMFWNYGRKILQASRFVRDHEALHLIYVTNFKCGPDSYIKHYVREASGKPFLTLQFDEHQNDAGAMTRCEAYLDSKGFLRTWSQSPDGGTHAAREVVGGVCS, from the coding sequence ATGACGTCCCTAGGCCTGGACATCGGCTGCATCAGCGTGAAGGCGGCCCTCGTGGGCGACGCGGCCGATACGCCCCTCTTCGAGTCTCTTCTCGTTTCCCATCCGGAGCTCTTCGTCTCGCCGGCCTCCGGACTCACGCTTGCCGGTGAGTTGCCGGTACTCGTTACGCATTACCATCGCATCAAGGGCGGGCCTGGCGAGGCCACGAAGGCCCTAGTCGATGAACTTCTCGCCGCGCTTCCGACGGGCAAAGTCGCTGGCGTGCGCGTCACCGGTTCTGGTGGACGTCTCATCAGCCAGGCGCTCAGCGCGGGCTTCGAGAACGAGTTCAAAGCCATCACCCGTGCCATGACGGCGCTTCATCCGGAGGCCCACACGGTCTTCGAGATGGGTGGGGAGACGTCGAAGTTCATTCGCCTGGAGGCGATCGACGAAGCGGGATGTGCCGGGATCGTCGACTACCAGACGAACGGGGATTGCGCCGCCGGCACCGGCTCCTTCATGGATCAGCAAGCCAGCAGACTGCTGTACGAGATCGAGGATGTGGGAGACATCGTCCTCGACGCGGGTAAGGCCGCCAGCATCGCCGGTCGATGCAGCGTGTTCGCCAAGAGCGACATGATCCATGCGCAGCAGAAGGGCTATCAGCCGCCGGAGGTTCTGCGCGGCCTCTGCGACGCCGTCATCCGGAACTTCAAGGGAACCATCGCCAAGGGGAAGATCGTCGAGCCGCCCGTTGCCTTCGTCGGCGGCGTCGCAGCGAACAAGGGCGCCGTCAAGGCATTGCGCGAGGCTTTCGACCTGACGGATGACCAGCTCTTTGTGCCCGAGTTTCACACGTCGATGGGTGCTATCGGGGCGGCTCTGATCGAGCACGATTTCGATGCCGCACGCGATGCCGCCCTTGGTGGTCTCGATCCGGACCGGCTACCGGCCGCCGACTTCCCGGTGACGGAGCCGCTGTCGATGGAACGCGTCGTGCTCTTGCGCGACATGGCGAAGCCCTACGAGTTCGCGCCGGGGGTGGTCGTCGACGCGTATATGGGCGTTGACATCGGGTCTGTGTCGACAAACGTCGTCGTGATCGACGGCGAAGGTCGCGTTCTCAAGGAGATCTACACCAAGACGGACGCGCGGCCGGTAGAGGTCGTCAGCAAAGCCCTCCTCGACGTGCGCGACGATATCGGCGCGCGAATCAATCTGCTCGGCGTGGGTACCACTGGATCCGGCCGCGAACTCATCGGTGAGCTTTGTGGCGCCGACGTCATCACCGACGAGATCACGGCCCACAAGACCGGCGCCGACTTCATCGGCCGCAAGATCGATCGGCAGGTAGACACCATCTTCGAGATCGGCGGCCAGGACTCCAAGTTCATCAGCCTCCAAGACGGCATTGTTGTCGACTTCGCCATGAACGAGGCCTGCGCCGCGGGCACCGGCTCATTCCTGGAGGAGCAGGCGGAGAAGCTCGGCATCAGTATCAAGGGCGAGTTTGCCGAACTGGCCTTGAGTTCTCCGGCGCCGGTGCGCCTTGGTGAGCGTTGCACCGTCTTCATGGAACGCGACGTCATGGCCTATCAGCAACGCGGCGCACGACGCGAGGATCTCGTCGGTGGCCTCGCGTTCTCGATCGCCACGAACTATCTCAATCGCCTCGTACGCGAGCGCACCATCGGGTCATGCATCTTCTTCCAGGGCGGCACGGCCTATAACGACGCCGTTGCCGCAGCCTTCAGTCAGATCCTGGAGAAGGAGATCATCGTTCCACCGCATAACGGCGTCATGGGCGCGCTGGGTATGGCCTTGCTGGCACGCGAGCGCGCCGAGCAGACCGGCGTGCCGACTCGGTTCCGCGGCTGGGATCTTGGTGAAGTCGACTACACCGTCGTCGACTTCGTCTGCAAGGCCTGCTCCAACGCCTGCGACGTCCGCCAGTTCACGATCGAGGGCCAGAAGACGTACTGGGGCGACAAGTGCTCAGATCGCTATCGTCGGCCGGCCAAGATCGACAAACAGCCGGTCATCGCCGACCTTATCGCATATCGCGAGGAGCGGCTCTTGGCGCCCTATGAGGCTGCTAGGAACAGGATCGGCGACGGTGCGCCGACGGTGGGTATTCCGAGGGCGATGTACACGTACGATCGGCTGCCGTTCTGGTCGACCTTCTTCGCGGAGCTTGGATTGCGGCCAGTTCTGTCACCGGAGAGCGACAAGCAGATTCGCGAGGCGGGTGTCGATCTCACGGTTGCGGAACCCTGCTTCCCGATCCGTGCCGCGCACGGCCACGTGCAATGGTTGGCACAGCAGGGCGTCGACTACATCTTCCTGCCGAATCAGGTGAACGAAGAGACCGAGTTCATGCAGTACAACTCGCACGCCTGTCCGTGGGGGCAGACGTTGCCGTTCGTCGTGCGTACCGCCCCAGGCGTCGAGGAGCATCGCGAGAAGCTTCTCTCGCCACGTGTTCGCTTCCGTGACGGCCGCGCCGGTCTGCTCGCTGATCTTGCCGAGATGGGCACGCGTCTCGGTGCCAACAAGAAGCGACTGCAGCGTGCGCTCGATGCGGCTTACTCGGCCCAGCAGGACTTCCGTGCGTCGCTGCTGACTGCGGGGCAGACGGCGCTCGACACGCTGGCAGAGACAGGCGAACTCGGTATCGTCCTGATCGGACGCAGCTACAACATGTTCGACAAGGGCATCAACATGGACATCCCGCGCAAGCTGCGGAAGTTCTACGGCGTGAATCTCATTCCCATGGACTTCCTGCCCATCGCGGGCATCCGCCTCGAAGAGGTCGCCCCCAACATGTTCTGGAACTACGGCCGCAAGATCCTGCAAGCCTCGCGTTTCGTTCGCGACCACGAGGCGCTGCACCTCATCTACGTCACCAACTTCAAGTGCGGGCCGGACTCGTACATCAAGCACTACGTGCGCGAGGCGTCCGGCAAGCCGTTCCTGACGCTGCAGTTCGACGAACACCAGAACGATGCCGGAGCGATGACACGCTGCGAGGCGTACTTGGACAGCAAGGGATTCCTGCGCACTTGGTCGCAGTCGCCGGACGGTGGCACGCATGCCGCGAGGGAGGTGGTGGGCGGTGTCTGCTCCTAG
- a CDS encoding FlgD immunoglobulin-like domain containing protein, with the protein MRRLPSNYCQACMSRRVIGAAVVVSVVLLMAAWLLPRLNASYAAWVAAPAVVAKTIDLDGGALGVVARTDKSASRSQRLVPGVLATAATPDPVTIDPGMAFTMIAVQCRPPDGFPEVGMRVRTSMDGDSWSAWYVTAIEYAAEGSGPARAFTEPLWTGPARYVQVTAVALGDGHEAVTQLEAVHVTVLDTAGVSMSPVAGTVSSALRAAGSFVAGLGLTEESLAWTAKPKIVTRSQWGANESWRGSAPAYAPVKMAFVHHTASGNKYTRNDTPGIVRGIYYYHTKTLGWSDIGYNFLVDRYGRIYEGRYGGVTKGVIGAQTLGFNTGSTGVSVIGDYTSAKPTSAARSALVSLLAWKLDVHHVDPTAFTRITCNYGEKYATGQLVKLRTVSGHRDANYTSCPGSALYAQLPAIRRAVATTGLPKIYDVALSRALISPNGDGSRDKTNLTFRLSSAGNWRITVSDKSGRSVDAFGGRGTRVTTEWGGTSSDDTALEDGTYTLTLAAATARGAARPAAIQVVLDTVPPALKQATVSPEAFSPNGDGRDDEVTLSYTASEASSARISLLDADKRLVQRLSGWSAVSGDAAAVTWDGMLASGDKVAPAGDGRYYLQIALRDRAGNVATFTRPVMIDTTLAFSGVAPATFSPNDDGVRDTTSITFALSRAADITIEVVKEGSVVGSADAGRLGAGTHLWTWDGRDGNGALVASGKYGLRVTAVSSLSTSSIGATTIVDLVPPRLSVASSASVKLGKTAKLKYTVRDEFSAKVKVWADITDANGVAIASVTCGWVKQNTAQTCEWKPVTKGAYVITLHALDSGRNSEAQARSITLTVT; encoded by the coding sequence ATGCGTCGACTACCAAGCAACTACTGCCAAGCGTGCATGAGTCGCCGGGTGATCGGCGCGGCCGTCGTCGTCTCGGTCGTGCTGCTCATGGCGGCATGGCTGTTGCCGCGTCTCAACGCGTCGTACGCGGCCTGGGTGGCTGCTCCTGCCGTTGTGGCGAAGACGATCGACTTGGACGGCGGGGCACTCGGTGTGGTCGCTCGCACCGATAAGTCGGCGTCCCGGTCCCAACGACTCGTGCCCGGTGTGTTGGCGACTGCCGCAACCCCGGACCCCGTAACGATCGATCCCGGTATGGCGTTCACGATGATCGCCGTTCAGTGTCGGCCCCCAGACGGCTTTCCGGAGGTCGGCATGAGGGTGCGCACCAGCATGGACGGAGACTCGTGGAGCGCATGGTACGTGACGGCTATCGAGTACGCCGCTGAAGGATCGGGTCCCGCGCGTGCGTTCACGGAGCCCTTATGGACGGGACCCGCCCGCTACGTTCAAGTCACAGCAGTTGCGCTCGGTGATGGACACGAAGCCGTCACCCAGTTGGAGGCCGTGCACGTGACCGTGCTCGACACTGCCGGCGTGTCCATGAGTCCAGTCGCCGGTACTGTGAGCAGCGCGCTGCGCGCCGCCGGGAGTTTCGTAGCCGGCCTCGGACTCACGGAAGAGAGTCTGGCATGGACCGCGAAGCCGAAGATCGTCACGCGCTCGCAATGGGGTGCTAACGAGTCGTGGCGAGGCTCTGCTCCTGCGTACGCGCCGGTGAAGATGGCCTTCGTGCATCACACAGCGAGCGGCAACAAGTACACGCGAAACGACACTCCCGGGATCGTGCGCGGCATCTACTACTACCACACCAAGACGCTCGGCTGGTCTGACATCGGCTACAACTTCCTTGTGGATCGCTACGGCAGAATCTACGAGGGCCGATACGGCGGTGTCACGAAGGGCGTGATCGGCGCGCAAACGCTCGGCTTCAACACGGGGAGCACAGGGGTGTCGGTGATCGGCGACTACACGAGTGCAAAGCCGACATCGGCCGCACGCTCGGCACTGGTCTCGCTACTGGCGTGGAAACTCGACGTTCACCATGTCGACCCCACTGCGTTTACTCGGATCACCTGCAATTACGGCGAGAAGTATGCGACTGGGCAACTGGTCAAGCTCCGCACAGTGTCTGGCCACCGCGACGCCAACTATACGAGCTGCCCTGGATCTGCGTTGTACGCTCAATTGCCGGCCATACGACGGGCAGTGGCGACCACAGGGCTGCCCAAGATCTACGACGTCGCGCTTTCGCGGGCATTGATCAGCCCGAACGGCGACGGCAGTCGCGACAAGACAAACCTCACCTTCAGGCTTTCGTCCGCGGGGAACTGGCGCATAACGGTGAGCGACAAGTCCGGCCGCTCTGTTGATGCGTTCGGCGGTAGGGGCACGCGTGTGACTACGGAATGGGGGGGAACTTCGTCGGACGATACTGCGCTTGAGGATGGCACGTACACGCTCACTCTAGCCGCGGCGACGGCACGAGGTGCGGCTCGTCCTGCAGCGATTCAGGTGGTGCTCGATACGGTGCCGCCGGCTCTGAAACAGGCGACAGTGAGTCCTGAAGCGTTCAGTCCGAACGGCGATGGGCGAGACGACGAGGTAACCCTGAGTTACACCGCCAGCGAAGCCAGCTCTGCCCGCATATCCCTTCTCGATGCCGACAAGCGACTCGTGCAGCGCCTGAGCGGGTGGTCTGCAGTGAGTGGAGATGCTGCGGCAGTGACTTGGGATGGGATGCTTGCCAGTGGCGACAAAGTGGCGCCGGCAGGCGATGGTCGCTACTACTTGCAGATTGCGCTGCGCGACCGCGCCGGGAATGTTGCGACGTTCACGCGACCGGTGATGATCGACACGACGCTGGCGTTCTCCGGCGTGGCGCCCGCGACGTTCTCACCGAACGATGACGGTGTCAGAGATACAACGAGCATCACGTTCGCTCTCTCACGAGCAGCGGATATCACGATCGAAGTAGTGAAAGAAGGCTCGGTTGTAGGGTCTGCCGATGCGGGAAGACTCGGTGCCGGTACGCACTTGTGGACCTGGGACGGTCGTGACGGTAACGGTGCGCTGGTCGCCAGCGGCAAGTACGGTTTGCGCGTCACCGCCGTGAGTAGCCTCAGCACAAGTAGCATCGGGGCAACGACCATCGTCGATCTGGTGCCTCCGCGACTGTCGGTGGCCAGTTCGGCGAGCGTGAAGCTGGGGAAGACAGCGAAGCTGAAGTATACGGTTCGAGACGAGTTCAGCGCGAAAGTGAAAGTGTGGGCTGATATCACCGACGCGAACGGTGTCGCTATTGCCAGTGTGACATGTGGCTGGGTGAAACAGAACACTGCCCAGACTTGCGAGTGGAAACCGGTCACCAAGGGCGCGTATGTGATCACCCTGCACGCGCTCGACAGCGGCAGGAATTCCGAAGCACAGGCCCGCAGTATCACGTTGACGGTCACGTAG